The genomic DNA CTCCGACATCACCCACAAACTGCTCGATTTTGCCCGTAACAGGCATCCCGTGTCCCAGCGTGCCGATATCAATCGGCTAGTCGAGGACATGCTGGCGCTTGTCGAGCGTGAGGCGAGTCCGAGAAATATTCTTATTTCCAAGGAATTGAACGATGTGATGCCAATGGTGCAGACAGACCCGCCGCTGTTGCGACAGGTTTTTCTCAATCTCCTGATCAATGCGGTTCAGGCGGTTGAGGACGGGGGCACCATTGTCGTCTCTACCTATTGTGACGGTGGAATGGCGTGTGCCGAGGTCCGTGACGACGGGCCGGGGATCGCCTCTTCTGATCTGGAACGGGTATTCAATCCGTTTTTTACAACCAAGCCTCCGGGAAAGGGAACAGGACTCGGGCTGTCTGTCAGCCTGCGAATTGTCAACGAACTGGGGGGAGACATCAAATTGAAATCCGAACCGGGGAATGGTGCGGCGTTTACCGTCCGTATTCCTTTAAACAATTGAGAGGTCGTTATGGAAATCAAGGCACGGATACTGGTCGTTGATGACGAGGAGCGTTTCCGGAAGTCCCTGATTCGCATTCTTGGTGAGAACGGGCACGAAGTCGAAGGAGCCGCAGACGGGCTTGAGGCGGTCAACAAGCTGGCTGTCGGTGAATACGACGTGGTCCTGCTTGATATGAAAATGCCCGGTCTGTCCGGCGAGGAGACATACAACGAAATCCGGTTGCAGGGATTTGACGTTGAAACGATCTGCCTAACGGGACACGTCTCCATTGATGACGCCATGCAGCTTTTGCAGCGGGGTGCGTTTGATTATCTGCTCAAGCCGGCTTCGGTCCCGGATATTCTTGAGTCCGTGAGACGCGCCATGGAGAAGAAGCTGTTGCGTAATGGGGAAATGGGAATGGAACAACTGCTGAAAAGTTCGGCAATTGACTAACTGAATACGATTAATTCGCTTTACAGATAAGGAGAATGGCTTTGGAATCGACATTTTCGCGTGCGTTTGCACGTAACTTTCTCGGCAATACCCCGCAGTGGTACAAAGTGACCATACTGGCGTTCCTGTTCATCAATCCGATCCTCGTACTGACTGTCGGCCCGTTCGTCGCCGGGTGGGTCTTGATCGCGGAGTTCATTTTCACCCTCGCCATGGCCTTGAAGTGTTATCCGCTCGCGGCCGGAGGGCTTCTGGCTATTGAAGCGGTTTTTCTCGGCCTGACGCGTGCAGAGAGTGTCTATGAAGAGGCCTTGGCAAATTTCGAGGTCATTCTCCTTCTGATTTTCATGGTCGCGGGAATCTACTTCATGAAAGACCTTCTGCGATTTACTTTCACCAGAATATTGGTGAGAATTCGTTCCAAGATCCTCATTTCCCTTCTTTTCTGTTTTGCCGGAGCGTTTCTCTCAGCCTTTCTGGATGCACTGACCGTAACGGCGGTCATCATTGCCGTGGCGTATGGTTTTTATGATGTCTATCATCGCTTTGCTTCCGGCAGGGATTCGCATTGCACGCATGATCTCTGTAACGATCAACTGGTCAAGGAAACAGGACGGCGGGAGTTGTTCGAGTTCAGGAAATTCTTGCGAAATTTGATGATGCACGGTGCCGTGGGCACGGCTCTCGGTGGTGTCTGCACATTGGTCGGCGAGCCGCAGAACCTGCTGATCGGTGCGGAAATGGGATGGCATTTCAGTACGTTCTTCCTGAAGGTCGCGCCGGTATCCATGCCTGTTTTTGTCGTCGGAATGTTGACCTGCGTTACTGTCGAGAAGTTCAAACTGTTTAATTACGGCGCGGAGCTTCCCGGTAACATTCGTTCACATCTGCTTGAGACCGCCACGGCGCATGATGCCGGGTTGGGGAAATGCGCCA from uncultured Pseudodesulfovibrio sp. includes the following:
- a CDS encoding response regulator, which encodes MEIKARILVVDDEERFRKSLIRILGENGHEVEGAADGLEAVNKLAVGEYDVVLLDMKMPGLSGEETYNEIRLQGFDVETICLTGHVSIDDAMQLLQRGAFDYLLKPASVPDILESVRRAMEKKLLRNGEMGMEQLLKSSAID
- a CDS encoding ATP-binding protein, translating into MNLSRARRMARIGQYACPVSFLLVLIATWKSPPVGGLIAVVVTSGVCMTHRAFSRWLEDADEERSELGEQLVQTQKILALGEISTGIAHEINNPLNVIMQEAELMRMNLLNDPGPVEVNEIRESLDVIYNQVERCSDITHKLLDFARNRHPVSQRADINRLVEDMLALVEREASPRNILISKELNDVMPMVQTDPPLLRQVFLNLLINAVQAVEDGGTIVVSTYCDGGMACAEVRDDGPGIASSDLERVFNPFFTTKPPGKGTGLGLSVSLRIVNELGGDIKLKSEPGNGAAFTVRIPLNN
- the nhaB gene encoding sodium/proton antiporter NhaB — protein: MESTFSRAFARNFLGNTPQWYKVTILAFLFINPILVLTVGPFVAGWVLIAEFIFTLAMALKCYPLAAGGLLAIEAVFLGLTRAESVYEEALANFEVILLLIFMVAGIYFMKDLLRFTFTRILVRIRSKILISLLFCFAGAFLSAFLDALTVTAVIIAVAYGFYDVYHRFASGRDSHCTHDLCNDQLVKETGRRELFEFRKFLRNLMMHGAVGTALGGVCTLVGEPQNLLIGAEMGWHFSTFFLKVAPVSMPVFVVGMLTCVTVEKFKLFNYGAELPGNIRSHLLETATAHDAGLGKCARGKLIMQGLCGVWLVVALAFHLAAVGIVGLSVIVLLAAFNGVTEEHQLGKAFEEALPFTALLVVFFAIVAVIHDQHLFKPVIDFVLNLKGQTQLAAYYAANGLLSMISDNVFVATVYISETKMHFIQMLHAVPNIGMTGEQLMDMLTDPARHRADVLATLPSEAARQVGMIMSNFDKLAVAINTGTNIPSVATPNGQAAFLFLLTSTLAPVIRLSYGRMVVLALPYTVTMSVTGLIATWYLDDIVRLVCG